From the Cryptomeria japonica chromosome 2, Sugi_1.0, whole genome shotgun sequence genome, one window contains:
- the LOC131060524 gene encoding peroxisomal membrane protein 11-5 isoform X1, which yields MSSIDTARAELALLVLYLNKAEARDKICRAIQYGSKFLSNGEPGTAQNVDKSTSLARKVFRLFKFVNDLHALISPSQKATPLPLVLLGKSKNALLSTFLALDQIVWAGRTGIYKNKEHTELISRISLFCWLGSSVCTTLIELSEIGRLTLSIKKLEKELKQATSGNKLQSSAFDYGNLNEQYLSKLKQSNDRLLNLIKSSMDIVVAVGLLQLAPKKVNPRITGAFGFITSLISCYQLLPAPSKAKVQ from the exons ATGAGCTCGATAGACACAGCTAGAGCAGAACTTGCTCTCCTTGTTTTGTATTTAAATAAAGCAGAAGCTAGAGATAAAATATGTAGAGCTATTCAATATGGTTCAAAGTTCCTTAGCAATGGTGAACCCGGTACAGCACAAAATGTTGACAAGTCAACAAGCTTAGCACGGAAAGTTTTTCGCCTTTTCAAG TTTGTGAATGACTTGCATGCGCTTATTTCTCCATCACAAAAGGCAACCCCTCTTCCTCTTGTGTTGCTTGGGAAG TCTAAAAATGCTCTGCTGTCAACCTTTCTGGCATTAGATCAAATTGTCTGGGCAGGAAGAACAGGCATCTACAAG AATAAGGAGCATACTGAGCTTATTTCCAGAATTTCACTTTTCTGCTGGTTGGGTTCTTCTGTTTGCACTACTTTAATAGAG CTCTCAGAGATTGGGCGGTTGACTCTATCAATAAAAAAGTTAGAGAAAGAGCTCAAGCAAGCCACGTCAGGAAATAAGTTGCAGTCGTCTGCTTTTGATTATGGAAATTTA AATGAGCAATACCTTTCCAAACTCAAGCAATCAAATGATCGGCTGTTGAACTTGATTAAATCATCAATGGATATTGTGGTTGCTGTAGGGCTGCTTCAGTTGGCTCCCAAGAAAGTTAATCCACGTATAACAGGAGCCTTTGGCTTTATAACCTCTCTCATCTCCTGCTATCAG TTGCTGCCTGCCCCATCAAAGGCAAAGGTCCAGTAA
- the LOC131060524 gene encoding peroxisomal membrane protein 11D isoform X2, translating into MQFVNDLHALISPSQKATPLPLVLLGKSKNALLSTFLALDQIVWAGRTGIYKNKEHTELISRISLFCWLGSSVCTTLIELSEIGRLTLSIKKLEKELKQATSGNKLQSSAFDYGNLNEQYLSKLKQSNDRLLNLIKSSMDIVVAVGLLQLAPKKVNPRITGAFGFITSLISCYQLLPAPSKAKVQ; encoded by the exons ATGCAGTTTGTGAATGACTTGCATGCGCTTATTTCTCCATCACAAAAGGCAACCCCTCTTCCTCTTGTGTTGCTTGGGAAG TCTAAAAATGCTCTGCTGTCAACCTTTCTGGCATTAGATCAAATTGTCTGGGCAGGAAGAACAGGCATCTACAAG AATAAGGAGCATACTGAGCTTATTTCCAGAATTTCACTTTTCTGCTGGTTGGGTTCTTCTGTTTGCACTACTTTAATAGAG CTCTCAGAGATTGGGCGGTTGACTCTATCAATAAAAAAGTTAGAGAAAGAGCTCAAGCAAGCCACGTCAGGAAATAAGTTGCAGTCGTCTGCTTTTGATTATGGAAATTTA AATGAGCAATACCTTTCCAAACTCAAGCAATCAAATGATCGGCTGTTGAACTTGATTAAATCATCAATGGATATTGTGGTTGCTGTAGGGCTGCTTCAGTTGGCTCCCAAGAAAGTTAATCCACGTATAACAGGAGCCTTTGGCTTTATAACCTCTCTCATCTCCTGCTATCAG TTGCTGCCTGCCCCATCAAAGGCAAAGGTCCAGTAA